One window of Polyangiaceae bacterium genomic DNA carries:
- a CDS encoding translocation/assembly module TamB domain-containing protein: MPSARPLRAFRDWGRLVARLFCAVFALIGALPLAAGVLTRTDWVLDWASSETRRVLAEQLGVEARYRVSIDLWPLAVALNELELPASDGGTPVLAAKRVAVHPRIFSLLAGRLDAGEIEIDEPDIRLVVENGEIRNLKYRLPKREGPAPEMQRAPFSSLGITDARLSLRVDNVRVNAFPVDVDIFAEGGPSFEIAVRGGETQVTRARPVTVEAAPGEASVSESVAPRSITFDAMDEDVICRTELRARAEPGALLLRRLSLLGRADADPNAGTTPECAKSGESDPLRVALRLSQVRVEFRKGEVPLIDGHVVARAPAVLANRFEGVPPLFGWAAFAGDLRFDGRYKLPELRGKVRGAGLGLDVYHLAKTLSADVEVSQDVIRIARFDTEFAEGRISIKNSEIRPMAKGVPMTVERLDGTGVTFPALMRDLGVTENTIIGWDLDKTHVSGFGGTLHPLRLDGNLTAETKNFEVYDRSYKSTSKRHMIGVHNASVRGKVGVRPTALQFYDIRTSFGKSAVLARMVSIGFKNDIHLDISKGSKIDLSDVSPLVDIPWAGQAELNVTMKGKSGNPLLTGDLAVAKLEFGGFPIGDIKSGKVKFQPLKVDFTDVVGKKGKSEFRVPTARLNFDTDSAVLTDARVVSERFDIRDFFAMFLFDKDPRFDPIIGSGKVDATVHYDLGGKRDRCGGGLLKVAGDLDFGRLELFEERYDGGKAEFDFRWFDRDASYQGIELDVPSIKLTKGPGVILGSFAMQPGARIAGHLVATGVPVSRIEAMGRLAPLVDATGSGTAEVSGTIDDMVVHSQVHVSPLRVGTKTLPSSDVSVVLEPKRRPVKVIGKTRCGGAITPAFDRAKWEQDESMGTFYVSGKALGGQVRMSRLAITRQRQKRLSGALDFVKLDVGGLAELSPSVALAQSKPSGTLSGSLAIEKMDMERAAESRMKLVLSELALERGGLRMELLRGSKPLAMRDGKLEIQNLGLAVISPRGQRGVFDVRGSVAGLNKTPTVSAELSLRPVELASFVSDVPRIERAKGRLAGKLSVSGPIQGLRYRGGFRLQDGELVVRGLPSSVSNLNVALDVDGDELRLTRATAQVGNGSVSISGAAPLRGFELGAARAAITLRELALPLQSGMRATVDGNLVATWQPGSDAGPNRTLPRLTGNVTVRSFEYTRPITMTADINALGQRGKRTEFEAYDPSDDYLALDLTIRATRALAIRNNLVDAELSLGSKGLELSGTNQRFGLRGEVQVKPGGRIRLRRSEFEVRSGTVRFDDRTRIAPQVDLRATTEYRRYSDASGAKETSGSTDGASSGGAAAQGGRWLITMHAYGDAENLRIDMTSDPALAQDDIFLLLTVGLTRAELDQAQSASVGESVALEALGTLTGADRAVSKALPVIDEFRFGSAYSSRTGRTEPTVTIGKRLAERIRANVTSGLADSREIRSNLEWRLSPRVSVEGSYDNVNDISSSSLGNLGADIRWRLEFE, from the coding sequence GTGCCCTCTGCGCGCCCACTCCGCGCCTTCCGCGACTGGGGACGCCTCGTCGCCCGCCTGTTCTGCGCCGTTTTTGCGCTGATCGGAGCGCTGCCGCTCGCAGCTGGGGTTCTCACGCGAACGGACTGGGTGCTCGACTGGGCGTCGAGCGAGACCCGACGCGTCTTGGCCGAGCAGCTCGGCGTGGAAGCGCGCTACCGCGTCAGCATCGATCTCTGGCCGCTGGCGGTGGCGCTCAACGAGCTAGAGCTTCCGGCGAGCGACGGAGGCACGCCGGTGCTGGCGGCCAAGCGCGTGGCCGTGCACCCGCGGATCTTCTCGCTTCTGGCGGGGCGTCTGGATGCCGGCGAAATCGAGATCGATGAGCCAGACATCCGCTTGGTGGTCGAGAACGGTGAGATCCGGAATCTGAAGTATCGCCTGCCCAAACGCGAAGGACCTGCTCCTGAGATGCAGCGAGCGCCCTTCTCGTCCCTCGGCATCACGGACGCGCGACTGTCCCTGCGCGTCGACAATGTGCGCGTCAACGCCTTCCCGGTGGACGTGGATATCTTCGCTGAAGGAGGCCCAAGCTTCGAGATCGCCGTGCGAGGTGGCGAGACGCAAGTGACGCGGGCTCGTCCAGTAACGGTGGAGGCGGCCCCGGGCGAGGCGTCCGTGTCGGAGAGCGTCGCCCCGCGCTCCATCACCTTCGACGCGATGGACGAAGACGTGATCTGCCGCACTGAGCTTCGTGCCCGCGCGGAGCCGGGTGCGCTCTTGCTGCGGCGGCTTTCGCTACTGGGACGCGCGGACGCGGACCCCAACGCGGGCACCACGCCCGAATGCGCCAAGTCGGGCGAAAGCGATCCTCTTCGCGTTGCCTTGCGGTTGTCGCAGGTGCGAGTCGAGTTCCGCAAAGGCGAGGTGCCGCTGATCGATGGCCACGTGGTCGCGCGCGCCCCCGCGGTGCTGGCCAATCGATTCGAAGGCGTGCCGCCGCTGTTTGGCTGGGCGGCGTTCGCTGGCGATCTTCGTTTCGACGGTCGCTACAAGCTGCCTGAGCTGCGCGGCAAGGTCAGGGGCGCGGGGCTCGGCCTGGATGTCTATCACCTGGCCAAGACGCTCAGCGCCGACGTGGAGGTGTCCCAGGACGTGATCCGCATCGCGCGCTTCGACACGGAGTTCGCGGAGGGCCGGATCTCGATCAAGAACTCGGAGATCCGCCCGATGGCCAAGGGCGTTCCCATGACCGTGGAGCGCCTAGACGGCACTGGCGTGACGTTCCCCGCGTTGATGCGTGACTTGGGCGTGACCGAGAACACCATCATCGGGTGGGACCTGGACAAGACCCACGTCTCGGGGTTTGGCGGCACCCTGCATCCACTGCGCCTGGACGGGAACCTCACCGCAGAAACGAAGAACTTCGAAGTCTACGATCGCTCTTACAAGAGCACCTCGAAGCGCCACATGATCGGGGTCCACAACGCCAGCGTTCGCGGAAAGGTCGGCGTGCGCCCGACGGCACTGCAGTTCTACGACATCCGTACCAGCTTCGGAAAGAGCGCCGTGCTTGCGCGCATGGTGAGCATTGGCTTCAAGAACGACATCCACTTGGACATCTCCAAGGGCTCCAAGATCGATCTGTCCGATGTCAGTCCCCTGGTCGACATTCCCTGGGCGGGTCAGGCCGAGCTCAACGTCACCATGAAGGGCAAGTCCGGCAATCCGCTGCTGACCGGAGACCTGGCCGTCGCAAAGCTCGAGTTCGGCGGATTCCCCATCGGTGACATCAAGAGCGGCAAAGTGAAGTTCCAACCGCTGAAGGTGGATTTCACCGACGTGGTCGGCAAAAAGGGCAAGAGCGAGTTCCGCGTCCCGACGGCGCGGTTGAACTTCGACACGGATTCGGCGGTGCTGACGGATGCGCGAGTGGTCTCCGAGCGCTTCGACATTCGCGACTTCTTCGCGATGTTCCTGTTCGACAAGGATCCACGCTTCGACCCCATCATCGGGAGCGGCAAGGTGGATGCCACGGTTCACTACGACCTGGGCGGGAAGCGAGATCGCTGCGGCGGCGGTTTGCTCAAGGTCGCCGGGGATTTGGACTTCGGGCGCCTGGAGCTGTTCGAGGAGCGCTACGACGGGGGCAAAGCGGAGTTCGACTTCCGCTGGTTCGATCGCGACGCGAGCTACCAGGGCATCGAACTCGACGTTCCCAGCATCAAGCTGACCAAGGGACCGGGGGTGATCTTGGGTTCCTTCGCCATGCAGCCTGGCGCTCGCATCGCGGGGCATTTGGTTGCGACCGGCGTTCCCGTGTCACGCATCGAGGCCATGGGCCGACTGGCGCCGCTGGTCGACGCCACTGGCAGCGGCACCGCGGAGGTGTCCGGCACCATCGACGACATGGTCGTGCACTCGCAGGTACACGTGTCGCCGCTGCGGGTGGGTACCAAGACCTTGCCCTCGAGTGACGTGAGCGTCGTCCTCGAACCGAAGCGCCGCCCGGTGAAGGTCATCGGCAAGACCCGCTGCGGCGGCGCGATCACCCCGGCTTTCGATCGTGCGAAGTGGGAACAGGACGAGTCGATGGGCACCTTCTACGTGTCCGGCAAGGCCCTTGGCGGTCAGGTACGCATGTCGAGGCTGGCCATCACCCGCCAGCGCCAGAAGCGACTGTCGGGTGCCCTGGACTTCGTCAAGCTGGACGTGGGCGGCCTGGCGGAACTTTCGCCAAGCGTGGCCCTGGCCCAATCGAAGCCCAGTGGCACCCTGAGTGGCAGCCTGGCCATCGAGAAGATGGACATGGAGCGCGCGGCCGAGTCACGCATGAAGCTCGTGCTCTCCGAGCTGGCGCTGGAGCGCGGCGGTCTCCGAATGGAACTGCTGCGCGGTTCGAAACCGCTCGCCATGCGCGACGGCAAGTTGGAGATCCAGAACCTGGGCTTGGCCGTGATCTCCCCGCGGGGACAGCGTGGTGTGTTCGACGTGCGTGGCAGCGTTGCCGGGCTGAACAAGACCCCCACGGTTTCAGCAGAGCTCAGCCTGCGCCCCGTCGAGCTCGCCAGCTTCGTGTCGGACGTTCCACGCATCGAACGCGCGAAGGGACGTTTGGCCGGCAAGCTGTCGGTCAGCGGTCCCATCCAGGGGTTGCGCTACCGCGGGGGCTTTCGCTTGCAGGACGGCGAGCTGGTCGTGCGCGGGTTGCCGTCGTCGGTCAGCAACCTGAACGTGGCGTTGGACGTGGATGGCGACGAACTCAGGCTGACCCGCGCTACGGCGCAGGTTGGCAACGGCAGTGTGTCGATCAGCGGCGCGGCGCCCCTGCGCGGCTTCGAACTCGGTGCGGCGCGGGCGGCCATCACCTTGCGCGAGTTGGCGCTTCCCTTGCAGTCGGGCATGCGCGCAACGGTGGACGGCAACCTGGTCGCAACCTGGCAACCGGGCTCTGACGCGGGACCGAATCGCACGCTGCCTCGGCTCACGGGCAACGTCACGGTCCGCTCCTTCGAGTACACGCGCCCGATCACCATGACGGCGGACATCAATGCCCTGGGGCAACGTGGCAAGCGCACGGAGTTCGAGGCCTACGACCCCAGTGACGACTACCTGGCACTGGATCTCACGATCCGCGCCACGCGCGCGCTCGCCATTCGCAACAACCTCGTGGATGCGGAGCTGTCCTTGGGTTCCAAGGGCCTGGAGCTTTCAGGGACCAATCAGCGTTTTGGACTGCGCGGCGAGGTTCAGGTGAAACCTGGCGGGCGCATTCGCCTGCGGCGCAGTGAGTTCGAGGTGCGATCGGGCACCGTGCGCTTCGACGACCGCACGCGGATTGCGCCGCAAGTGGACCTGCGTGCGACCACCGAGTACCGACGCTACTCCGACGCTTCGGGCGCCAAGGAGACGTCCGGGAGCACCGACGGCGCCAGCTCTGGCGGAGCAGCGGCGCAAGGCGGGCGCTGGCTCATCACCATGCACGCCTACGGTGACGCCGAGAATCTGCGCATCGACATGACGAGCGATCCGGCGCTGGCCCAGGACGACATCTTCTTGTTGCTCACGGTTGGCTTGACCCGCGCGGAGCTGGACCAAGCTCAGAGCGCCAGCGTGGGTGAAAGCGTCGCCCTCGAGGCCCTGGGCACGCTGACGGGCGCCGACCGCGCCGTTTCCAAAGCGCTGCCGGTGATCGACGAGTTTCGCTTCGGCAGCGCCTACTCTTCGCGCACGGGGCGCACCGAGCCCACTGTCACCATCGGCAAGCGGCTGGCGGAACGCATTCGCGCCAACGTGACCAGCGGGCTGGCAGACTCCAGGGAGATTCGCTCGAACCTCGAGTGGCGTTTGAGCCCACGGGTGAGCGTCGAGGGGTCCTACGACAACGTCAACGACATCTCCAGCTCGTCCTTGGGTAATCTCGGTGCCGACATCCGATGGCGACTCGAGTTCGAATAG